GTCCCAACTCGTGGCAAATCACCGATGCCAATTGTCCCTCATTATCCACCCAATTGAAAAGGCCCATATTCACAACCAAAGTTCCGTCTCCCATACAATAGGCATTTGGGCTGTTATCTTTTTCTACCAGAACTTTCAAGTTTGGAAAATCTAAAGAATTGCTTTTAAGAATCTGTTCAACCATTTGATTCACATAATGGTTAAACCCTGTATTGAACACAAAATTCTTATTTTTCACTTCATCCTGAAAATCCTTTTGAAATCTTGATAGAGCAGCAGAAATCTCTCTTCCGGTTTTTCCTTCGTATTTGTCCTTTTGTTTCTTATTATAAGTTTCAGAATCTTTGATATAAGTTGTCAAAAAACTTTTCCGCTGTAGATAATCTGCTGTATCAATCGGTTTGTAGTTGTTTTGAGCATTAGAAAAAGAAAATATACTCAACATCAAAACCAATAAAAATCTATTCATCAATAATATTTTTAACAAAAATAATGTTTTCAGATGACGATGATTACATATTCTATATTTTTGTAGCAAAAGCTTTCTATGAAAAAAATTATCAATGTTGTTCTGGTAATCATTGCTTCTGTTATTGTCCTCATTTACATTACGGGATACAATTATCTTTTCCGGGGGATACAATTAACATATCTGCGAGGTAAAAACGGACCAACCATTGATGATGGAAAAGATTTCCCTTCAAAAACAATTTCCAGAGGAAATCCAAAACCTTGGCCTATTGATATCAGTTATAACAAACAACCTTTATCTCCAGCTTTGGAAAAACATTTAGCGGATACAAAGTCTGTTTCCTTTTTAGTAATTCAGCACGGAAAACTTTTGCAAGAACATTATTGGGATGGCTATAACAAAAATACACTCAGTAATTCTTTTTCTATGGCCAATGCAATTACTGTTTTATTAATGGGAAAAGCTATAGATGATGGTAGGATAGAAAGAATTAATCAGCCTTTTTCAGATTTTTATAAAGAATTTTCAAATGATAAGTTTGGAAAAAATTTGACTTTAGAAAATCTCGCCTCAATGCAAGCCGGACTCGATTGGGAAAACGATTATAAGAATCCTTTTTCCAAAAATGCAGCTACTTATTATGGCTTTTCCATTTCGGATGTTGTTTTCAAAACTAAGTTTAAACATAACCCGGGTGAAAAGTTTGAATATCAATCTGCCGCACCACAACTATTAGGTTTTGCGGTAGGCAGAGCCATTCAGATGCCATTATCGATGTATGCTTCAGCCAAGCTTTGGAAACCTCTCGGGATGGAACACAATGCAGAATGGTCGGTTGATGGTCTTGGTATAGAAAAATCGTTTTGCTGCGTCCATTCTACCGCCAGAGATTTTGCTAAAATTGGATCGTTACTTTTAAACAGGGGAAAGTTCGAAGACATTCCTTGGGTTAATGAAAATTTTGTTGATAAAATGACAACACCTGCAGAAGATACCAATGGTGTTTACGGAATGGGAATCTGGATTAATAACGATTCCAAAATTCATCATTATTATATGCACGGAATACACGGTCAATACGTCATTATGATTCCGGAATATGATATGATTATCGTAAGATTAGGCAACGAACAGGCGCCAGAAAAAGATTCTAAAAATAGACCAAAAGAAGTAGAATTTTACATCAACGAAGCTTTAAAATTTGCAACAAAAAACTAATCCGCGTCGTAATCCAACAAAGCAAAAACGCTTAACAACGTACTGTTTTTCAGTTTCTGTTCAGCTTCTTTCATATATTGTGTATCGTTGTTTGCAGGAACATAGATTTCGTAAAAGTTCTTGTTTCTAATTACAAACAAAGTTGAACCAATAATCATCGTCAGGATATCCTCAGATTTTGGTGCATTGTGAAAAACACCGGAAACTATTCCTCTTTTGATAATCTCGTCCAATCTGCCAACACAAGTCTGGTAAAACTCCAAAAGATCATCTTTCACATTGTCCAGAGAACGCATCTCCTGAGTTACAAAACCGTGAAAATAACTGTATTTGAATAACAAAGAAATCACATAATTCACGATTTCCTTCATCTGCATCTCCGGTTTTCCTTCTTTTATAGTCTGCGCAAACTCAGAAAAACTTTCCTTTGTCCTTTGCACACGATACTGATAAAGATAAGACATCATCTTTTCTTTGGAACCAAAATAGTAAGAAATCATTGCAACATTGATTCCCGCTTTGGTACAAATATCCCGTACAGACGTGCCTTCAAAACCTTTTTTAGCAATCAGTTCCTCTGCAACATCCAGAATTTTTGTTTGTTTATCAGTAAATTTTTTCCTCATTCTTTATGAAAGATTTAATGTAAAATTAAACTAATTTTCATCAAAAACAATAGATATCGATTACAGAATTTAACAAATTTTAACTTTTTATGATTCGCATAATAATTTGGGCAGCTTTATCCGTCCTCCATTCCCGCTGTTTTGCAAATTGCCAGCACTTTTCCCAGTCCAAATTTGCAAAACGAGCTCCATTCAGGCCGGGCTGCGTGCAATTCATCGTTCAGTAAAAATATTTAATTTCATATCTTTGACTATGGATTTTTTGGATTTTCATCATCATAAACAAAATAAAACCGGGATTTATAACCTGAATCTTAGTGAGGTGATTCCACAAGGTAATTTCTCGGCTGGTTTACATCCAAAAGATATTTCAGAAAACTGGAAATCAGATTTCGACAAAATCAAAGAAATTTCTTTATCAAAAAACTGTCTTGCCATCGGCGAATGTGGTTTGGATGGATTAATTAACATCGATGAAAATCTTCAAAACGAAATATTTCAAAATCATATTTCTTGGGCAGAAGAGATCAAGAAACCAATTATCATCCATTGTGTCCGTAGATTTTCGCAAATTTTACATTATAAAAAAGCTAAAGTTCCTTTGGTAATTCACGGTTTCAATAAGAAAGAAAATATTGGAAAAGAACTTCTGGAGGCAGGGTTTTATCTCAGTTTTGGAAAAGCAGGGTTAGATAACTTATCTTTGCAAAAATTGATTAAAGATTTTCCCGTCCAAAAGATGTTTTTGGAGACCGATGATGCAGATTTTGACATTGCAGAATTGTATGAAAAAGTTTCAGAAATCAAATCCATTTCTTTGGAAAACCTGAAAACCCAAATATGGGAGAATCTTGAAAATGTTGTTAATTATGGATAAATTTTGGTTAGAACGCACCGAATTACTGATAAAAGATGAGGGAATTGAAAAACTGCAAAATGCTAAAGTTTTAGTGGTTGGATTAGGCGGTGTAGGTTCTTTTGCAGCAGAATTTTTGGCAAGAGCAGGAATCGGAAAAATGATTATTGCTGATGGCGATGTTGTTGACATAACCAATATTAACAGACAACTTCCTGCACTTCATTCAACTGTTGGTCAACATAAAGTAGAGTTGGTTGGAAACCGCTTAATGGACATCAATCCCAATCTGGAGCTTACAAAAATCAATGAGTTTTTGGAGCCGGAAAGAATGGAAGAATTAATCAAATCAGAAAAATTCGATTACGTTTTGGACTGCATCGATTCTTTGACCCCGAAATTGGCATTAATGATCACTTGCCGCAGAAACAAGGTCAAATTAGTTTCATCTATGGGAGCTGGAGGAAAAACCGATCCAAGCAAAGTAATGGTTCGTGACCTGCATAAAACAAGAGATTGTCTATTGGCAAGACAAGTGAGAAAACGTTTGAAAAAAGAGAAAATCAACAAAGGTTTCCGCTGTGTTTTCTCGACAGAAGTGCAAGATGAAAACAGCCTGAAGATGACAGATGGAAGTAACTTTAAGAGATCTTTCTACGGAACAATCAGTTTTATTCCTGCACTTTTCGGATTATATGCCGCTGCTGAAGTTATCAATCATTTAACCGGAAGACAATAGATTTTGGACAAAAAAAGCTACCCTTCTCACGAAAAACTGAAAAAAAAGTACGAGATAGATTTGCTTTTTGCTAAAGGGAAGTGGCTTTCTGTAGATAATATTAGAATTATCCATTTGAAATCTTCGGATAAACTTTTGATAGACAATCATAAAATTGGCGTTTCTGTTTCAAAGAAATTTTTCAAAAGAGCCGTGGACAGAAATCGCATAAAACGTTTGTTAAGAGAATCTTACCGCCTCAACAAATCTATTTACATCAATGCTTTTGGAGACCAATCTATTGCAATGCTTTTTTGGGCTTCTAAGGAATTGCCCGAAAGCTTTTCTGTAGTTGAAAACCAGTTTTTAGCTCTTTGCAAAAAAAGAACTGGATAAACATCTCTATTTAATTTGTAATTTTATTCTCAAAGAAATTACAAATGGAACATATTTTACCTTACCTTCTGAGTGCTTTCATAGGAATTGGATTAGCTGCGGCTTCTGGCTTTAGAGTCTTTCTACCTCTCTTTGCGGTTAGTCTTTCATCTTATCTTGGATGGATTCCTATGAGTGACAATTTCGAATGGCTTTCTGGATTACCAACCCTCATCACAACCGGAGTTGCAACAATTATTGAGATTCTGGCTTATTATATTCCTGTTGTTGATAATTTTCTGGATACGCTTTCTATTCCGTTGGCAACTATTGCGGGGTCAGTTCTTTTTGCCAGCCAGTTTATGGAATTAGGAACATTTCCTCAATGGGCTTTAGCTCTAATTGCTGGAGGCGGAACTGCTGCTACTATTGCTTCAGGATTTGCCGGAACACGAGCAGCATCTACAGCTACGACTGCAGGGATAGGCAATAATGTAGTTGCAACTACTGAAACTGCAGGAGCAGGATTAATGTCTTTACTTTCTATATTTCTTCCCGTTATTGCTTTTATAATTGCAATCGTTCTGATTATTCTTGTCTTATTTTTTGGACGGAAGCTTTGGAGGAAGATGAAGACGCAGAATTCTGGGATATTTTAAAAATAAAAAAAGACCGCAATTACTTGCAGTCTTTTTTTTTTATAAATAAATATTTTATTATTCTATTTTGATATTATCAATATTAATATCATATACTCCGGCAGAACCAGTTTTGATCGCAAAGATGTCTTTTCCCGCAGCCAGATTAATCAATGGTGCACCAGCTAAATTAATCTCTACTAACATCCATTCTCCTTTTGTATCAATTGCACCTCTGTAGTCATTAGCGTCAGAAACATTAATGATGGTGCTTTTCGTAAAGTTCAACAAATTATATGTATAGTATGCTGGTGATCCAGAAGTTCTGTATACATTAAATGAAAGTGATTTTCCAGTAGATGTTCCTTT
The genomic region above belongs to Epilithonimonas zeae and contains:
- a CDS encoding TatD family hydrolase; protein product: MDFLDFHHHKQNKTGIYNLNLSEVIPQGNFSAGLHPKDISENWKSDFDKIKEISLSKNCLAIGECGLDGLINIDENLQNEIFQNHISWAEEIKKPIIIHCVRRFSQILHYKKAKVPLVIHGFNKKENIGKELLEAGFYLSFGKAGLDNLSLQKLIKDFPVQKMFLETDDADFDIAELYEKVSEIKSISLENLKTQIWENLENVVNYG
- a CDS encoding serine hydrolase domain-containing protein → MKKIINVVLVIIASVIVLIYITGYNYLFRGIQLTYLRGKNGPTIDDGKDFPSKTISRGNPKPWPIDISYNKQPLSPALEKHLADTKSVSFLVIQHGKLLQEHYWDGYNKNTLSNSFSMANAITVLLMGKAIDDGRIERINQPFSDFYKEFSNDKFGKNLTLENLASMQAGLDWENDYKNPFSKNAATYYGFSISDVVFKTKFKHNPGEKFEYQSAAPQLLGFAVGRAIQMPLSMYASAKLWKPLGMEHNAEWSVDGLGIEKSFCCVHSTARDFAKIGSLLLNRGKFEDIPWVNENFVDKMTTPAEDTNGVYGMGIWINNDSKIHHYYMHGIHGQYVIMIPEYDMIIVRLGNEQAPEKDSKNRPKEVEFYINEALKFATKN
- a CDS encoding tRNA threonylcarbamoyladenosine dehydratase, translating into MDKFWLERTELLIKDEGIEKLQNAKVLVVGLGGVGSFAAEFLARAGIGKMIIADGDVVDITNINRQLPALHSTVGQHKVELVGNRLMDINPNLELTKINEFLEPERMEELIKSEKFDYVLDCIDSLTPKLALMITCRRNKVKLVSSMGAGGKTDPSKVMVRDLHKTRDCLLARQVRKRLKKEKINKGFRCVFSTEVQDENSLKMTDGSNFKRSFYGTISFIPALFGLYAAAEVINHLTGRQ
- the rnpA gene encoding ribonuclease P protein component produces the protein MDKKSYPSHEKLKKKYEIDLLFAKGKWLSVDNIRIIHLKSSDKLLIDNHKIGVSVSKKFFKRAVDRNRIKRLLRESYRLNKSIYINAFGDQSIAMLFWASKELPESFSVVENQFLALCKKRTG
- a CDS encoding TetR/AcrR family transcriptional regulator — its product is MRKKFTDKQTKILDVAEELIAKKGFEGTSVRDICTKAGINVAMISYYFGSKEKMMSYLYQYRVQRTKESFSEFAQTIKEGKPEMQMKEIVNYVISLLFKYSYFHGFVTQEMRSLDNVKDDLLEFYQTCVGRLDEIIKRGIVSGVFHNAPKSEDILTMIIGSTLFVIRNKNFYEIYVPANNDTQYMKEAEQKLKNSTLLSVFALLDYDAD
- a CDS encoding DUF4126 domain-containing protein, producing the protein MEHILPYLLSAFIGIGLAAASGFRVFLPLFAVSLSSYLGWIPMSDNFEWLSGLPTLITTGVATIIEILAYYIPVVDNFLDTLSIPLATIAGSVLFASQFMELGTFPQWALALIAGGGTAATIASGFAGTRAASTATTAGIGNNVVATTETAGAGLMSLLSIFLPVIAFIIAIVLIILVLFFGRKLWRKMKTQNSGIF